A window of Stenotrophomonas indicatrix genomic DNA:
GCGGCGATGTGGGGGGACGATCGCCGGATGCGATCAGGCAGCCTTCATCGCATGCTTGCGGTCGCGCATGACCGAGTGGCATTCCTGCACTTCCGGCAGCCACTGGGTCACTTCCTGGCGCACCGCCGGCGGCAGGTCGTTGTCCTTCAGCACGTCCTTGAACGCGCCAAGCAGGCGATCCTCTGACTCTTCAAGTTCGGCCACGTAACCGTAGTTGGTGTCACCGAAGGCCGCGCGCACCTTGCCGTAGAACTGCTGCATGGAACCGACCATGGTGCCGTGCTCGGCCGGCTTGCCGCCGGTAGCGGCCACCGA
This region includes:
- a CDS encoding PA2169 family four-helix-bundle protein, coding for MSTQSTIEHRLNDLIEIARDGKSFYEEAATKVKDAELSALFVRIAGVKGRIVSSLSSSVAATGGKPAEHGTMVGSMQQFYGKVRAAFGDTNYGYVAELEESEDRLLGAFKDVLKDNDLPPAVRQEVTQWLPEVQECHSVMRDRKHAMKAA